From the Lathyrus oleraceus cultivar Zhongwan6 chromosome 4, CAAS_Psat_ZW6_1.0, whole genome shotgun sequence genome, one window contains:
- the LOC127073221 gene encoding calmodulin-binding transcription activator 5 isoform X4 has protein sequence MSNSLSSVDGSALVSSVSSGHRSYSSLVVEDPQLSLPKQLFNLTDVFPAWVSSTEKSKILVTGLFQIDYLHISKSNLTCVCGDEVVPAEIVQDGVYRCWVPPHSPGLVNLYLSLDGHNPISQVVNFEYRTPVLHAPVASVEEKNNWDEFQLQMRLAYLLFAKQQSLDVFSSKVSSSRLKEAREFSLKTSFISNTWQYLMESTLDNKIPFSQAKDALFGIALKNRLKEWLSEKIVLGCKTTEYDAQGQSVIHLCAILGYTWAVTLFSWSGLSLDFRDKFGWTALHWAAYHGREKMVAALLSVGAKPYLVTDPTHQNPGGYTAADLAHTRGYHGLAAYLSEKFLVEQFNDMSLAGNTSGSLETSTDDPVNSKNLTEEELYLKDALAAYRTAADAAARIQQAYRKHSLKLQMVAAMKIQRAFRNFETKKVMASAETEGDQNQQSYAEEEFFKTGRKQAEDRWCLKRKGFRGLQLNTAETEGDQNQQSYAEEEFFKTGRKQAEDRWRLKRKGFRGLQLNTAETEGVQNQQSDAEEEFFKTGRKQAEDRVGRSVIRVQAMFRSKKMREDYRSMKLALNQAKMERENEKVISTEVDMGMKR, from the exons ATGTCTAATTCCCTTTCTTCAGTTGATGGTTCGGCTCTCGTATCCTCAGTTTCATCCGGTCACCGATCCTATTCATCTTTGGTAGTTGAAGATCCGCAACTTTCCCTTCCAAAACAACTATTTAATCTCACCGATGTATTCCCTGCATGGGTGTCTTCCACAGAGAAATCAAAG ATCCTAGTGACTGGACTCTTTCAAATAGACTATCTACACATCTCAAAGTCCAATCTAACATGTGTCTGTGGTGATGAAGTCGTTCCTGCAGAAATTGTTCAGGATGGGGTATATCGATGTTGGGTACCACCGCATTCTCCGGGATTAGTGAATCTCTACTTGAGCTTAGATGGTCATAATCCTATCAGCCAAGTTGTTAATTTTGAGTATCGCACTCCTGTTTTGCACGCTCCAGTTGCTTCTGTGGAAGAAAAGAACAACTGGGACGAGTTTCAACTTCAGATGAGGCTTGCTTATTTGCTCTTTGCTAAACAGCAAAGCCTTGATGTCTTCTCTAGTAAAGTATCATCTAGTAGATTAAAGGAGGCAAGGGAATTCTCCTTAAAGACGTCATTTATTTCCAATACTTGGCAATACTTAATGGAGTCAACTTTAGATAACAAAATTCCATTTTCGCAAGCAAAAGATGCCTTGTTTGGAATTGCATTGAAAAACAGATTAAAGGAATGGCTTTCGGAAAAAATTGTTTTAGGATGTAAGACTACTGAATATGACGCACAAGGCCAAAGTGTCATCCATTTGTGTGCAATTTTGGGATATACATGGGCGGTTACTTTATTTTCATGGTCAGGCTTGTCGCTTGATTTCCGAGACAAATTTGGATGGACTGCTCTTCATTGGGCCGCATATCATGGAAG GGAGAAAATGGTTGCAGCTTTATTGTCAGTTGGGGCGAAACCATATTTGGTCACAGATCCAACTCACCAAAACCCTGGTGGATATACTGCCGCTGATCTTGCTCACACGAGGGGTTATCATGGCTTAGCAGCTTATCTTTCGGAAAAGTTTCTAGTTGAGCAGTTCAATGACATGAGCTTAGCTGGAAATACCAGTGGCTCACTGGAAACTAGCACGGATGATCCAGTAAATTCCAAGAACCTTACTGAGGAGGAGCTCTACCTGAAAGATGCATTGGCAGCTTACCGGACAGCCGCAGATGCAGCTGCGCGCATACAACAAGCATATAGGAAACATTCCTTAAAGTTACAAATGGTTGCAGCAATGAAGATTCAGCGTGCCTTCCGTAATTTTGAGACAAAGAAAGTCATGGCTTCTGCAGAAACTGAGGGAGATCAGAATCAGCAAAGTTATGCAGAAGAGGAATTCTTTAAAACTGGTAGGAAACAAGCTGAAGATCGTTGGTGTTTAAAGAGAAAAGGCTTCCGTGGGCTCCAGCTTAATACTGCAGAAACTGAGGGAGATCAGAATCAGCAAAGTTATGCAGAAGAGGAATTCTTTAAAACTGGTAGGAAACAAGCTGAAGATCGTTGGCGTTTAAAGAGAAAAGGCTTCCGTGGGCTCCAGCTTAATACTGCAGAAACTGAGGGAGTTCAGAATCAGCAAAGTGATGCAGAAGAGGAATTCTTTAAAACTGGTAGGAAACAAGCTGAAGATCGCGTTGGGAGAAGTGTAATACGAGTGCAGGCTATGTTCCGTTCTAAGAAAATGCGAGAAGATTACAGGAGTATGAAGTTGGCACTTAATCAAGCAAAG ATGGAACGGGAAAATGAAAAGGTGATTAGTACTGAAGTTGACATGGGAATGAAGAGATAG